The following coding sequences lie in one Halorarum halophilum genomic window:
- a CDS encoding TrmB family transcriptional regulator, with protein sequence MNELTNQQQAVELLQQLGLKEYEAKSFVALSRISGGTAKEISEISEVPRTRVYDAIRVLETKGLVEVQHSSPQQFRAVSIDEAAGTLRTEYEERTETLRETLGGIEPVTVEAESSTTHEVWSLSGESAIANRTTQLIDEADRELVLVVGHEGVLTDKLLDRILAAQERGVDIVIGTIAPGLQEVVEEALPDAEVFVSGLEWLSESSMASDDTEISRLLLVDRSTILVSSTHKDDAGNRMDEQAVFGRGFDNGLVTIVRRLMATGLLPIDDPATPEPDTGSAGDE encoded by the coding sequence ATGAATGAACTCACGAATCAACAGCAGGCAGTCGAACTGCTTCAGCAGCTCGGGCTCAAGGAGTACGAAGCGAAGTCGTTCGTGGCGCTTTCACGGATTTCGGGGGGGACGGCGAAGGAGATCAGCGAGATCTCGGAGGTCCCTCGAACCCGCGTCTACGATGCCATCCGGGTGCTCGAAACGAAGGGACTCGTCGAAGTGCAGCACTCGAGCCCTCAGCAGTTCCGCGCCGTCTCGATAGACGAGGCGGCCGGGACGCTCCGGACCGAGTACGAGGAGCGAACCGAAACGCTTCGGGAGACGCTCGGCGGTATCGAACCGGTGACGGTGGAAGCCGAATCGTCGACCACGCACGAGGTCTGGTCGCTCTCGGGGGAGTCGGCGATCGCGAACCGGACGACGCAACTGATCGACGAAGCCGACCGGGAGCTCGTCCTCGTCGTCGGACACGAGGGGGTGCTCACCGACAAGCTGCTCGACCGGATACTGGCGGCTCAGGAACGGGGCGTCGATATCGTCATCGGGACCATCGCCCCCGGGTTACAGGAGGTGGTCGAGGAGGCGCTTCCCGACGCGGAGGTGTTCGTCTCCGGGCTGGAGTGGCTGAGCGAGTCGAGCATGGCCTCCGACGACACGGAGATCAGCCGGCTCCTGCTCGTCGATCGGAGCACGATCCTGGTGAGTTCGACCCACAAGGACGATGCGGGGAACCGGATGGACGAGCAGGCGGTGTTCGGCCGGGGGTTCGACAACGGGCTCGTCACGATCGTCCGCCGGCTGATGGCGACCGGGCTGCTGCCGATCGACGACCCCGCCACGCCCGAACCCGACACTGGCAGTGCCGGGGACGAGTAA
- a CDS encoding TrmB family transcriptional regulator, whose translation MVSDPSDEPRSVVIEQLEAFGLSAYAARTFVALVSLGEGTAQDVSDVSDVPRTRVYDAVEELRSRGLVDVQQSTPKRFWAISAETTGRQFEREYTDRANS comes from the coding sequence ATGGTTTCCGACCCCTCGGACGAGCCGCGTTCCGTCGTGATCGAGCAACTGGAGGCATTCGGGTTGAGCGCCTACGCCGCGCGGACGTTCGTCGCGCTCGTCAGTTTGGGGGAAGGGACAGCGCAGGACGTGAGCGACGTGTCCGACGTTCCCCGGACGCGCGTGTACGACGCGGTCGAGGAACTTCGGAGTCGGGGACTCGTCGACGTACAGCAGTCGACGCCCAAGCGGTTCTGGGCAATCTCGGCGGAGACGACCGGACGGCAGTTCGAGCGGGAGTACACGGACCGGGCGAACAGTTGA
- a CDS encoding TrmB family transcriptional regulator sugar-binding domain-containing protein, with product MEALDSLESVHRTEEQRGVWTVTGRDTVTGRVLDFIEAAEEEVVYMTVGDLLTHEIVEQLRAASERGVSIRIASMSRTAEDDIREEVPDAEVFESLWNWSDTPTGRLLMVDEDRTLVSVLVQGSGDRPSEARDETAI from the coding sequence ATGGAGGCGCTCGACTCGCTCGAATCGGTCCACCGGACGGAGGAACAACGCGGCGTCTGGACCGTCACGGGACGCGACACCGTCACCGGTCGGGTGCTCGACTTCATCGAGGCGGCAGAGGAGGAGGTGGTCTACATGACCGTCGGCGACCTGCTCACGCACGAGATCGTCGAGCAGCTGCGAGCCGCGAGCGAGCGCGGCGTCTCCATCAGGATCGCGAGCATGTCGCGGACCGCCGAGGACGACATCCGCGAGGAGGTGCCCGACGCCGAGGTGTTCGAATCGCTGTGGAACTGGTCGGACACGCCCACGGGGCGGCTTCTCATGGTGGACGAGGATCGGACGCTCGTGAGCGTGCTCGTCCAGGGGTCCGGCGATCGGCCGTCGGAGGCCCGGGACGAGACGGCGATCTGA
- a CDS encoding HalOD1 output domain-containing protein, with translation MSEDKPYRDVGTLGPESTGHPDPDVTTVRTDWRATGQPSIAVVEAVAEATDRDPLDVASLYDHLDTDALDALVASPEDGTGADVRVSFTYDGVRVLVEGTGEITAFVDSSRGERSDQSLGGVDSG, from the coding sequence ATGAGCGAGGACAAGCCATACCGGGACGTGGGTACGCTGGGCCCAGAATCGACTGGGCACCCGGATCCCGACGTCACCACTGTACGGACCGACTGGAGAGCCACGGGGCAACCGAGTATCGCGGTCGTGGAGGCCGTCGCCGAGGCGACCGACCGCGACCCGCTCGACGTCGCGTCCCTGTACGACCACCTGGACACCGACGCCCTCGACGCGCTCGTCGCGTCGCCGGAGGACGGTACCGGGGCGGACGTTCGCGTATCGTTCACCTACGACGGGGTTCGCGTTCTCGTCGAGGGGACCGGCGAAATCACGGCGTTCGTCGATTCCAGTCGAGGTGAGCGATCGGATCAGAGTCTCGGAGGCGTCGACTCAGGGTAG
- a CDS encoding DUF7344 domain-containing protein, with translation MATETHVISTERALELATDRTRRRVLQYLIENGETGVRLEELIDVIVGGRPASDRARYANGEQLGIELLHVHLPKLAEAGVVDYDVRSATVRYYVTPRLEKLVRFVGDELP, from the coding sequence ATGGCTACCGAGACGCACGTGATATCGACCGAACGCGCGCTAGAACTGGCTACCGACCGGACCAGACGGCGGGTCCTCCAGTACCTGATCGAGAACGGTGAGACGGGCGTTCGCCTCGAGGAACTGATCGACGTCATCGTCGGTGGTCGGCCCGCTTCTGACCGCGCTCGGTACGCGAACGGCGAGCAACTCGGGATCGAGTTACTGCACGTCCACCTCCCGAAGTTGGCCGAGGCCGGCGTCGTCGACTACGACGTCCGCAGCGCCACCGTTCGCTACTACGTCACGCCCCGACTTGAGAAACTCGTCCGCTTCGTCGGCGACGAACTACCCTGA